The Pseudoliparis swirei isolate HS2019 ecotype Mariana Trench chromosome 1, NWPU_hadal_v1, whole genome shotgun sequence genome has a window encoding:
- the LOC130195950 gene encoding G1/S-specific cyclin-E2-like translates to MSRRSVRLQKSENVPGHRGKQSNRKRVPPLSKLQCEENQLVPDAVAEPSSLTEAAEKRVRSVRGDAAPPSTESPLHPSPLPHLGWGSPADVWDKMGVKEQSYRHSKSFMRRHPALRPRMRSVLLDWLIEVSEAYTLHRQTFYLAQDYFDRFMLTQDNVEKGLLQLIGITCLFIASKMEEASPPKLSQMASVTAGTYYEEEILQMELIILKALSWNLCPETSVSWLKLYFQVASMSAGSDLLQPQFPQGAYVEMTRLLDLCILHINALDFEYRVLAASVLSHFTQRETSERVSGLPRDALQRCVDWMAPFVESVNGFGGAPLKDFVGVKEEDRHDVQTHTDYMSMLDAGQEEHSRFLTPPNSTEKSCTR, encoded by the exons ATGTCCAGACGAAG TGTTCGGCTGCAGAAATCTGAAAATGTTCCAGGCCACAGGGGCAAA CAAAGCAACAGAAAAAGAGTCCCGCCCCTGTCCAAGCTGCAGTGTGAGGAG AACCAGCTGGTTCCCGACGCCGTCGCCGAGCCGTCCTCTCTCACCGAGGCGGCTGAGAAGCGAGTGAGGAGCGTCCGTGGTGACgccgcccccccctccacagAGTCTCCACTGCACCCGTCGCCTCTGCCTCATCTCGG GTGGGGATCTCCTGCAGACGTGTGGGACAAGATGGGCGTCAAGGAGCAGAGCTACAGGCACAGCAAGAGCTTCATGCGGAGGCATCCCGCGCTACGACCCCGGATGAGATCGGTTCTCCTCGACTGGTTGATTGAG GTGAGCGAGGCCTACACCCTCCACCGGCAGACGTTCTACCTGGCCCAGGACTACTTTGACCGCTTCATGCTGACGCAGGACAACGTGGAGAAGGGCCTGCTGCAGCTCATCGGGATCACGTGTCTCTTCATCGCGTCAAAGATGGAG GAGGCCAGTCCTCCGAAGCTCTCCCAGATGGCCTCTGTGACGGCAGGGACCTACTACGAAGAGGAGATCCTTCAGATGGAGTTAATCATTTTGAAG GCGCTGAGCTGGAACCTCTGTCCCGAGACGAGCGTCTCGTGGCTGAAGCTTTACTTCCAGGTGGCGTCGATGAGCGCCGGCTCCGACCTGCTGCAGCCGCAGTTCCCACAGGGCGCTTACGTGGAAATGACGCGG CTGTTGGACCTGTGTATCCTCCACATAAACGCTCTGGACTTTGAGTATAGGGTGCTGGCCGCCTCCGTCCTGAGCCACTTCACTCAAAGGGAAACGTCTGAGAGAGTTTCAG GTCTGCCGCGCGACGCCCTCCAGCGGTGCGTGGACTGGATGGCGCCCTTCGTGGAGTCGGTGAACGGGTTCGGCGGAGCGCCGCTCAAGGATTTCGTCGGCGTGAAGGAAGAAGACCGACACGACGTCCAGACGCACACGGACTACATGAGCATGCTG GACGCCGGTCAAGAGGAACACAGCCGGTTCCTCACGCCTCCCAACAGCACGGAGAAAAGCTGCACGCGCTGA